ACGCCGCGCGCGTCTCGGTCCCCAACGTGATCTGCTTCTTCGGCAATCGCCGCGGGATGGAGAACGGCGTCGGCATCGAGAACTCCATCCGCTGCCTCGAGGCGTGCGCCCCCATCGCCGAATCCGAGGAGGTCACGATCCTCGTCGAAGTCCTCAACTCGAAAGCCGGCGGACACGTCGACTACATCGGCGACCGTATGGACTACGGGCTCGAGATCATCCGGGCCGTCGACTCGCCCCGCGTGAAGATCCTGTACGACATCTACCACATGCAGATCATGGAAGGGGATATCATCCGCACGCTGACGGATGCGAGCCCCTGGATCGGCCACTACCACACCGGCGGGGTCCCGGGGCGGGCCGAGATCGACGGCACGCAGGAACTGAACTATCCCCCGATCGTGCGGGCGATCGCGGACACGGGTTTCGAGGGCTTCATGGCCCACGAGTTCATTCCGCGGAGCGGCGACCCCCTGCGCTCGCTGCGCGAAGCCGTGGAGTTGTGCGCCGTCTAGCGAGTGCGGTTGATGACTGGTGGCATGACTTAAGGAACCCTCGGAGGAGGGGTGTAGATTGTCAATCGGAGTGACAATCTACACCCCCGGATGCACGGTTGGGTTCCGAGGTGTGATGGACCCTCCGAAATCCCCACCTTACTCGTCGGTCTCGTCGATCCCGCCGATCCGGTGACCGACCGTCGCGGCACCTACACGGGGCCGCCGAGGCCGCCCGCAGCCGCCTCCGCCCGACGGACGGCCGGCCTCCGGGCCAGGACGGCCTGCTTCCTTCCCAGCCACAGCGCGATCACCAGCCACAGTCCCGCCAGCGGGACCATGGTCAGCGCCAGCGCGGAGCTTCCCAGCCCGAGCGCGCGCAGTCCGGCGAAGGACCACACCCCGATCTGGTCGCCCGCCCGGTAGACGAAGAGGTCGTTGAAGTTCTTCGCCTTGTATTTGTCCCTTCGAGGGAGGACGGTGTAGAGCACCTCCCGCGTCGGCACCGCCAGCGCGAAGTTCCCGGCCCTCCGAAGGATCTGGAACACGACGAACACCGCGAAGACGGGCGCCGCCCCCAGCGCCAGGAAGCCGAGGACGCTGAGTACGGGCAGTATCCCGAGCGCCAGGCGCACGCCGAGCCATTTCAGGATGCGGCCCGTCAGAAAGAGTTGGGTGAAGAGGGTGAGCAAGTTCACCGAGAGGTCGATCTGCGCGAAGACCGAGGTCCGTTCCGCGCTCGTCGCGAAGGTGCGGGAGATGATGTCCGCCTGGATGTTGTAGAGGAAGGTGGAACCGATGGTGAAGAGCAGCATGAAGGCGCCGATCCCCAGCAGGTAGGGCGACGCCAGGACCCGCCGGATCCCTTCCAGCGCCGAACCCCCGATCACCGCCCCCGACGCTTCTCCGCCCGAAGCTTCCCGACCGGCGCCCGGCCCCCCGCGCGCCGCCGCGAGCGTGGCGCAGCGCGAATCGAGCGCCTTGAGGCAGAGGACCGCGCCCTCGAGCAGCAGCACGGAGAACAGGAGCAGCGTGGCCGGCGACAGGAATCCCACCAGGAAGGCCGTGATCGAGGAGCCGACGATCCCGCCCAGGGTGCCACCGACCCCGATGAGGCCGAAGAGCCGGCGGCTCTGGCGTTCCCGGAAGATGTCGGTCATGAACGACCAGAAGACGGAGACCACGAACAGGTTGAAGACGCTGATCCAGACGAAGAAGGTCCGGCCGACCCATACCGCAGCGGCGCCGTCGGCCACGACGCTCAGCAGCACGAAGTAGACGAGCAGGTTCAGCATGAAGAAGCGGTACGTGAGGGTCACGAACCGCCGGCGGGTCCACCGCGAGACCACCGCGGCGAAGATCGGGTGTACGAGAAGCATGGCGGTGAGCGTTCCCGTGAAGAGCCAGGGGATGTTCTCGACCCCGCCCGCCACGGCCATCTCCTCGCGGATGGGCCGGATCACGTAGTACGCGGAGAGGATGAAGAAGAAGTAGAGCGCCGACAGCAGCACGAGCCGGCCCTCTTCCGGACGGGCGCCCGTCAGCCGTGCGGCGACCGGGCGCGGCTCGCTCTCCGGGGGTGGGGTCATGCGGAGGAAGCTCCGGGGTGGCGCTTCATTGTGGCTCTGCTTGCCGGTCGCTGGAAAAAGGGATTCTCTTCAGAGGATCTGGGAACCTAACGGCGGGAGCAAACGTGGCCAGCTTGCTGGAAGTGATCGACGGCTTCACGAGGCGCGTCCTCAACATGAGGCGGGGCGAATTCGGTCTCGCGATACTGTCCGCGCTCTTCTTCTTCCTCGTCCTCTGCGGCTACTTCTTCCTCCGTCCCGTGCGGGAAGCGATGGGCGTCGCCCGGGGGATGGACGAACTCCGCTGGCTCTTCGCCGTGACGTCGCTGGCCTCCCTGTTCGCGGTCCTCGTCTTCGGGGGCGTCGTCGCGCGGACGAACCGGCGGCGCTTCATCCCCATCGCGTACCTGTTCGTCATCGCCTGCCTGATCGGCTTCGCGACGCTCCTCATCCAGGACGTGCGGGCGGGCGGCGGACTCATCGGCACGGATGCGGAGACCGGCCTCGCGCGAGGCGTGGGCTACACCTTCTACGTGTGGCTGAGCGTCATCAACCTCTTCTCGACGAGCGTGTTCTGGGCCTTCATGGTCGATGTATTCGACGTCGACCAGGGGAAGAGGATGTTCCCGTTCATCGGGATCGGCGGGACGCTGGGGGCGTTCCTCGGGGGCCGCGGCGCCGACTTCGTCAGCGGCCTTACCGAGAGCGCGTACCTGCCGGCCGGCCTCATGCTGATCGGCGCCGGGTGCTTCGCACTCGCGATCGCCGTCATGCTCATCCTCGACCGGAAGGCCGGGGCGTCGGACCTCTCCCGGCTCGGATCGGGCCCGGCGGGCGGACCGGTGGCGGCGGACGACGGGGCGGCGGGAACCAGAGGCGGGCGACGGGGCGATGGGGGCACGCGGATCGGAGGCGGGTCGCTGGAAGGGCTGCGGGCCGTGTTCACCTCGCCGTACCTGCTCGGCGTCGGGCTCTGGGTCGTGTTCATGGCCGTCTCGAACACGCTGATCTACTTCACGCAGGCGAACGTCATCCTCGGGGCGACGGACACCTTCAGCCAGCGCGTTGGGAGCTTCGCCGACTTCGACTCGCTGGCCCAGCTCGCCACCCTGTTGACGCAGGTCTTCGTGACGACGCACCTGATCCGGAAGCTGGGCGTGGGCTGGACGCTCGCCATCCTGCCGCTCGTCACCGTGCTCGGGTTCGTCGTGCTCGCCGTGTGGCCCGTTTACGGCGTGATGCTGATCTTCCAGGCCGTCCACCGCGCGACGCGCTACGCCGTGTCCCGGCCCTCCCGCGAAACGCTGTTCTCGGTCGTGCCGGCGGCGGAGAAGTACAAGGGGAAGCCGATCGTCGATGTCTTCCTGTATCGCGGCGGCGACCTCGCCGGAGCCGGCATCGACGGCCTCTTCGCGATGCTCGGCCTCGGGCTCGCCTGGGTAGCGATGTCGACGGCGCCGCTGGCCGGCATGTGGATCGCGCTCTCCATAGGGCTCGGACAGGCGCAGGCCCGCCGCATCTCTTCCTGAGCCGGCCGTGCTGCCCGACGATCTCTTCGGTCCCGGTTCTCCGCTCCGCGTCATCGGCCACCGGGGGGCGGCGGCGTTCGCGCCCGAGAACACGCTCCCTTCCTTCGAGCACGCAGTGCGCGTGGGGGCCGACGCGGTGGAACTCGACCTCCACCGGAGCGCGGACGGCCGCCTCATGGTCATCCACGATCCGAGCCTCGACCGCCTCACCGAGGGGACGGGCCCGGTGGAGGAGCGGACGCTTGACGAACTGCGCGCCTTCGACGCCGGATACCGCTTCACGACGGACCGCGGGAAGACGTTTCCCTTCCGGGGGACGGGCGTCGGCATCCCCACCCTCGAGGAAGTGCTGGAGGTGCTGGGAGACCTGCCGGTCGTGGCGGAGATCAAGTCGGCGGCCGCGGGGCACGAACTCGGCGCGTGGCTGCAGCGGAGCCGGAATCGCGCGGACCGCGAGCGGATCCTGGTCGGCGGCTTCGAGCGCGGAGAAGTGGAGCCCGCGAGCCGGCACGCGCGCTGGCACTGCGCCTACCAGGACGAACTCCGCACGTACGTCCTTCTCGGCAAGGTCGGCCTCGGCCGCCGCTTCGCCCCCGCCGGGTGCGCGGCCGCCATGCTGCCGGAACGGCAGGGCGCGCTGCGCATCGTCACGCCGCGCTTCGTGCGGCGCGCCCACGCCGACGGTATGGGCGTGTTCGTCTGGACCGTGAACCGCGCCGACGACATGCGGCGACTCCTGGACTGGGGCGTGGACGGGCTCGTGAGCGACTCCCCGGGCCGCGCCCGCCGGATCCTGGACGAGCGGGAGATGTGGGGACATGCCGGAGCCTGAAGCGCGGCCGCGGACGATCCTCCACGTGGACATGGATGCTTTCTATGCAGCGGTCGAGATCCGCGAGGACCCGTCGCTGCGCGGGAAGCCGGTCATCATCGGGTCCGCCCCGCGCAAGGGCCGCGGCCGGGGCGTCGTCTCCACGGCAAACTACGAGGCCCGCCGTTACGGGATCCATTCCGCGATGCCCATCTCGCAGGCGTGGCGCCGCTGCCCCGACGGCGTCTACGTGCGCCCGCGCATCGCCTTCTACGCGGAGATCTCGGGGCGGATCTTCGACATCTTCCGCTCCTTCACGGACCAGGTGGAGACGCTCTCGCTCGACGAAGCCTTCCTCGACGTGACCGCGAGCCGTCGGCTGTTCGGCACGGGACCGGAGATCGCGGAGCGGATCCGGCAGCGGATCGCCGAGGAGGAGCGGCTCACGGCCTCCGTCGGCGTCGCCTCGAACAAGTACGTGGCGAAGGTGGCGAGCGACCTCAGGAAGCCGGACGCGCTCGTCATCGTGCCGCCGGGGACCGAACGGGAGTTCCTCGCGCCCCTCTCGGTATCGCGACTCTGGGGGGCGGGGCCGAAGGTGCAGGCTCGTCTGGCGAGACTCGGCTTCAAAACCATTGGGGATGTCGCCCGGAACCAACCCGGGTTTCTTGAGGCTTCCCTGGGCCGGAAGCTGGGGAGGCGCCTCCACGAACTCGCGAACGGCCTCGACGTTCGGAGGGTCGACCCGCGGCCCGGGCGAAAGTCGCTCGGCAAGGAAGTGACCTTCCCGCGGGACGTCGAGGACCGCGCCCGCGTCGAGCGGACGCTGCTCGCCCTCTGCGAGGGGGTCGCGCGGGCGCTGCGCAGGAAGGGGATCGCGGGGCGCACGGTGCAGTTGAAGCTGCGCTGGGACGGCTTCGAGACGCACACGCGCCAGCGGACGCTCGAGCGGCCGGCGGACATGACGGAGGTCATCTGGCCCGTCGCCCGGGAGCTGTTCCGGGAGGCCGACGATCCCCGCCGCCTGGTCCGGCTCGTCGGAGTCAGCCTCTCCGGCTTCGATCATCCCGAGGGCGCGCAACTCGGGCTCCTGGATGACGTCGACGACGACCCCGCGAGCTCCGGCGGCGAGAGCCGGCGCCGGCTGGCGAAGACGATGGACGCCGTGGCGGACCGCTTCGGCCGGGACGCGCTGAAGCGGGCCGCCCTACTCGACTCGAACGAGCGAGGCACATGACGATGCAGGTATTCCCGATTCCGCCGGCCTCCGGGCGCGGCATCCTCTGGTTCTTCATCATCATGATGGTCGTGCTCGGCGCCGTGACGCTGATGATGGGCTGGGCGGCCTGGTCCACCCGGAACAGCCGGGCCGAAGTCTCGCCCGCGGGGCTGAAGCTGGTGGGAGACCTCTGGGGCCGGACGATCCCCCTCGACCGTCTCGAACTCGACGGGGCCCGCGTCGTCGATCTCCGCGGCGAACCCGACCTCGTCCCGCGCCGGCGCACGATGGGGACGGCGCTCGGAGACTACTCCGCGGGATGGTTCCGGCTCCGCAGCGGAGAGAAGGCGCTCCTCTACCTCACGGACCGGCGACGGGTGGTGTACATTCCCACGCTCGACGGGTACTCGCTCCTCCTTAGCCAGAGCGACCCCCGGCGCTTTCTGGACGCCCTGCACGACGCCACCGGCGACCCGGCCGGCAGCGCGGCCGGCAACAGCGACGAAGCCACCGAAGGAGAGTGACGACGGATGCTCCCCACACGGGATGAAGCGCTCGCGATCGTCCACGAATACACCGAGAGTCCCGGGCTCCGGCGCCACATGCTGGCCGTGGAGGCCGCCATGCGCGCCTACGCGAGAAAGTACGGCGAGGACGAGGATCGCTGGGGCGTGGCGGGACTGCTGCACGACTTCGACTACGAGCGCTGGCCCAACCACGACCACGCGCCCGATTCGGAGCACCCCTCGACCGGGGTCGCCATCCTCCGCGAGAAGGGGGTGGACGAGGACATCCTCGAGACGATCATGGCCCACGCGGACTACACGGATGTCGAGGCGACGACGCTGATGTCGAAGACGCTCCGGGCCGTGGACGAACTCACCGGCTTCATCACCGCCTGCGCCCTGGTGCGGCCGACGCGGCTCGCCGGCATGAAGACCCGGTCCGTAAGGAAGAAGATGAAGGACAAGGCGTTCGCCGCCGCCGTGAGCCGCGACGAAATGACGGGGAATTGCGCGGAACTGGGCGAGGACATGGGCGAGCACATCGCCTTCGTCATCGCCGCCATGCAGCTTGCGGCGGAAGATCTCGGCCTGAACGGCCCGGCCGCGGGCTGAACCGCCGTGCGGACCGTCGCCCGATTCGGAGGTGCTCGACCATGACCACGACGACGATCGTCATGATGATCCTCATCCTCGGATTCGTCTGGGGAGGACTCGCCGTCCTCGCGTCGGTCGCCTGGCGCAAGGAAGGCGCCAAGCGAGGCGGAGAGAGCTAGCCCCGCAATGAGGGAGAGGCACCGTGGGGGACGGACCCTCCTGGTGACGCTGGCCGCGCTGGCGGCCGGGTCGTGCTTCCTCCCCATCCCGCGCGCGATGCGCCCGCCCGAACCCGTCGCCTCCGACTCGGCGGCCGCGCGGCAGGATTCGATCGCGAGGGCCGAGCAGGCCGCAGCCGCGCGACGCGACTCCATCCTCGAGGCGCAGCGAGAGTCCGCACGGCAGGATTCGATCGCGAGGGCGCAACGGGAGGCCGCGCGACAGGACTCGATCGCGAGGGTCGCCGCGCGACGCGACTCCATCCTCGCCGCGGAGAGGGAAGCAGCCCGGCGAGACTCGCTGGAGGCGGCCCGGCGCGACTCGCTGATCGCGGCCGCCCGCCGCGACTCCATCGCCAGCATCGAGGCGGCCCGGGCCGCGGCCGCCGCGGAGTTGGCGGAGCTCCGCGAATCGGGCCCCGTCTTCGTCGCCCACGATGAGGCGCCCCGCCTCGTGTGGGACACCGAGGCCGAGGCCGCGCTGGCGACGACGCTGCTGCCCGTGATCCGCGGCGAGAGGCTCGACCCGAACATCTCGGCCTCCATCTGGCTTCTCGTGCGAACCGATGGCAGGGTCGAGGCGACCGCGATCCAGGTCTCTTCCGGCGACGGCGCCTTCGACGCGGCGGCCGTGCGGGCGGCGCGCGGACTGCTCTTCGCCCCCGCCCTCCGCGGTGGGCGTGTGGCACCCGTCTGGGTCCTGCGCGAAATCTCGCTCCTCATGCGGTAGATTCATGCGGTAGCCGCGATCCTCTCCCCCCCGCCGCCGGGGGCTGCGATCCGCCGTCCGACCGAATAGCTTGCGCGCCCGATGCCACGCCGCGACGACATCTCCTCGATTCTTCTCATAGGCTCCGGCCCGATCGTGATCGGCCAGGCCTGCGAGTTCGACTACTCCGGGACGCAGGCCTGCCGGGCGCTCCGCGAGGAGGGATATCGAGTCATCCTCGTGAACTCGAATCCCGCCACGATCATGACGGACCCGGACATCGCCGACGCGACCTACATCGAGCCGCTGACGGCCGACTGGGTCGCGCGGGTCATCGAGGCGGAGAAACCTGACGCGCTCATCCCGACGATGGGCGGCCAGACGGCGCTCAACGTCGCGCTCGAACTCGCCGAGCGCGGGGTCCTCGACGAGCACGGGGTGGAACTGATCGGCGCCGATGTCCGGGCGATCCAGCTCGCCGAGGACCGCGAGCAGTTTGCCGAAGCCATGGAGCGGATCGGCCTCGCGCTGCCCCCCGGCGGCTTCGCCCGCTCGCTCGACGAGGCCCTCGCGCTCGTCGAGGACACGGGATTCCCCGCCATCATCCGACCGTCCTTCACCCTCGGCGGCACCGGCGGCAGCACCGCGTACAACCGCGAGGAGTTTGAAGACCTCGTCCGCTCCGGCATCCGCTCCTCGCCGATCGGAGAGGTGCTCATCGACAAGAGCATCATCGGCTGGAAGGAGTTCGAACTCGAGGTGATGCGAGACCGGGCGGACAACGTGGTTATCGTCTGCTCGATCGAGAACTTCGACGCGATGGGCGTCCACACGGGCGACTCGATCACCGTCGCACCGGCGCTCACCCTCTCGGACCGCGAGTACCAGGCGATGCGGGACGCGGCGATCGCCTGCATCCGCGAGATCGGTGTGGACGCGGGCGGCTGCAACATCCAGTTCGCCGTGCACCCGACGACGGGCGAGATGCTCGTCATCGAGATGAACCCGCGCGTGTCCCGGAGTTCGGCGCTCGCGTCGAAAGCGACCGGCTTCCCGATCGCCCGCATCGGCGCCAAGCTCGCGGTCGGCTACCGCCTCGACGAGATCCCGAACGCGATCACGCAGGTGACGCCTTCCTGCTTCGAGCCGGTGCTCGACTACATGGTCGTGAAGATCCCGCGCTTCGCGTTCGAGAAGTTCCCGAAGGCGGACGCGACGCTCGGCGTGCAGATGAAGGCCGTGGGCGAGGTGATGGCGATCGGCCGCACCTTCCAGCAGGCATGGCTGAAAGGCTTCCGCGCGCTCGAGAACGGGCGGGCGGGGTGGCTGCCCTCGCCGGACCCGGACGCGGACCGCCTCGAGGACGGCGCCGTCGACACGGTGCGGGCCGCGATCCGCACCGCGACGCCCGAACGCCCCTTCCAGCTCTACCGCGCCTTCCAGGCGGGCCTCTCCGTGGACGAGATCAACCGGATCACCGGAATCGACCCCTGGTTCCTCTCCCAGCTCGAGGAGCTCGTGCGCGAGGGCCGGGCCTTCGCGGCGGCCGGGGAGGTCACGCCCGGCGACGTCGAACGGTTGAAGCGAATCGGGTTCGGCGACGCGGAGATGGGACAGTTGCGCGGGATTCCGGAGGCCGAGGTGCGCGACGTGCGCCAGGCCGCCCGACTCCGGCCCGTCTACAAGACGGTCGACACCTGCGCGGGCGAGTTCCCCGCCGCCACGCCGTACCTCTACTCGACCTATGAGGACGAGAACGAATCCGAGCGCTCGGACCGGCGGAAGATCATCATCCTCGGGAGCGGCCCGAACCGCATCGGACAGGGCATCGAGTTCGACTACTGCTGCGTTTCGGCCTCGCTCGCGCTGCGCGACGAAGGGTTCGAGACGATCATGATCAACTCTAATCCCGAGACCGTCTCCACCGACTTCGACATCTCGAACAAGCTCTACTTCGAGCCGCTCACGGTCGAAGACGTGCTCGCGATCGTGGAGCAGGAGGAGCCGGAGGGCGTCATCGTCCAGTTCGGGGGACAGACGCCGCTGACGATCGCGCGCAAGCTCGAGCAACTCGGCGTCCCCATCCTCGGGACGAGCGTGGAATCGATCGACCGCACCGAGGACCGCCGCCGCTTCGACGAACTCTGCCGTGAACTCGGCGTTCCGATGCCGCCGGGCGGGACCGCGACGAGCATCGAGGAGGCGCTGGAGATCGCGGAGGAGATCGGGTATCCCGTGCTCGTCCGCCCCAGCTACGTGCTCGGTGGCCGCGCGATGGAGATCGTCTACGACCCGGTCTCGCTGCGGGAGTACTTCGCGCGCGCGGTGCAGGCATCGCCCGAGCATCCCGTGCTCCTCGACCGGTTCCTCGAGGACGCGTGGGAGGCGGATGTCGACGCGGTGTGCGACGGGGAGACAGTCCTGATCGGCGGGATCATGGAGCACATCGAGGAGGCGGGCATCCACTCGGGCGACTCGGCCTGCGTCCTGCCGCCCTACCTCCTGAGAGACGTCGACATGGAAGCCATGCGCCGGTTCACGCGGGATTTCGCTCGCGCGCTGGACGTCCGCGGCCTCATCAACGTGCAGTTCGCCGTGCACGAGAAGACGGTCTACGTGCTCGAGGTGAATCCGCGC
This window of the Candidatus Palauibacter polyketidifaciens genome carries:
- a CDS encoding TIM barrel protein, yielding MADGSGPRSERPVSRRDALRATGAASLGLLVGGTANPASALAGGARGPGRDAHAARRSANAITQSVARWCFEEIPLVPFCEGVADMGLTAMDLLTVEEWPVAQDHGLTVSCGDVAAGTIEDGLNETENHAGIIEAFERHIPHAARVSVPNVICFFGNRRGMENGVGIENSIRCLEACAPIAESEEVTILVEVLNSKAGGHVDYIGDRMDYGLEIIRAVDSPRVKILYDIYHMQIMEGDIIRTLTDASPWIGHYHTGGVPGRAEIDGTQELNYPPIVRAIADTGFEGFMAHEFIPRSGDPLRSLREAVELCAV
- a CDS encoding glycerophosphodiester phosphodiesterase, which codes for MLPDDLFGPGSPLRVIGHRGAAAFAPENTLPSFEHAVRVGADAVELDLHRSADGRLMVIHDPSLDRLTEGTGPVEERTLDELRAFDAGYRFTTDRGKTFPFRGTGVGIPTLEEVLEVLGDLPVVAEIKSAAAGHELGAWLQRSRNRADRERILVGGFERGEVEPASRHARWHCAYQDELRTYVLLGKVGLGRRFAPAGCAAAMLPERQGALRIVTPRFVRRAHADGMGVFVWTVNRADDMRRLLDWGVDGLVSDSPGRARRILDEREMWGHAGA
- the dinB gene encoding DNA polymerase IV is translated as MPEPEARPRTILHVDMDAFYAAVEIREDPSLRGKPVIIGSAPRKGRGRGVVSTANYEARRYGIHSAMPISQAWRRCPDGVYVRPRIAFYAEISGRIFDIFRSFTDQVETLSLDEAFLDVTASRRLFGTGPEIAERIRQRIAEEERLTASVGVASNKYVAKVASDLRKPDALVIVPPGTEREFLAPLSVSRLWGAGPKVQARLARLGFKTIGDVARNQPGFLEASLGRKLGRRLHELANGLDVRRVDPRPGRKSLGKEVTFPRDVEDRARVERTLLALCEGVARALRRKGIAGRTVQLKLRWDGFETHTRQRTLERPADMTEVIWPVARELFREADDPRRLVRLVGVSLSGFDHPEGAQLGLLDDVDDDPASSGGESRRRLAKTMDAVADRFGRDALKRAALLDSNERGT
- a CDS encoding PH domain-containing protein, with amino-acid sequence MTMQVFPIPPASGRGILWFFIIMMVVLGAVTLMMGWAAWSTRNSRAEVSPAGLKLVGDLWGRTIPLDRLELDGARVVDLRGEPDLVPRRRTMGTALGDYSAGWFRLRSGEKALLYLTDRRRVVYIPTLDGYSLLLSQSDPRRFLDALHDATGDPAGSAAGNSDEATEGE
- a CDS encoding HDIG domain-containing metalloprotein produces the protein MLPTRDEALAIVHEYTESPGLRRHMLAVEAAMRAYARKYGEDEDRWGVAGLLHDFDYERWPNHDHAPDSEHPSTGVAILREKGVDEDILETIMAHADYTDVEATTLMSKTLRAVDELTGFITACALVRPTRLAGMKTRSVRKKMKDKAFAAAVSRDEMTGNCAELGEDMGEHIAFVIAAMQLAAEDLGLNGPAAG
- a CDS encoding methionine/alanine import family NSS transporter small subunit → MTTTTIVMMILILGFVWGGLAVLASVAWRKEGAKRGGES
- a CDS encoding TonB family protein, translating into MRERHRGGRTLLVTLAALAAGSCFLPIPRAMRPPEPVASDSAAARQDSIARAEQAAAARRDSILEAQRESARQDSIARAQREAARQDSIARVAARRDSILAAEREAARRDSLEAARRDSLIAAARRDSIASIEAARAAAAAELAELRESGPVFVAHDEAPRLVWDTEAEAALATTLLPVIRGERLDPNISASIWLLVRTDGRVEATAIQVSSGDGAFDAAAVRAARGLLFAPALRGGRVAPVWVLREISLLMR
- the carB gene encoding carbamoyl-phosphate synthase large subunit, producing the protein MPRRDDISSILLIGSGPIVIGQACEFDYSGTQACRALREEGYRVILVNSNPATIMTDPDIADATYIEPLTADWVARVIEAEKPDALIPTMGGQTALNVALELAERGVLDEHGVELIGADVRAIQLAEDREQFAEAMERIGLALPPGGFARSLDEALALVEDTGFPAIIRPSFTLGGTGGSTAYNREEFEDLVRSGIRSSPIGEVLIDKSIIGWKEFELEVMRDRADNVVIVCSIENFDAMGVHTGDSITVAPALTLSDREYQAMRDAAIACIREIGVDAGGCNIQFAVHPTTGEMLVIEMNPRVSRSSALASKATGFPIARIGAKLAVGYRLDEIPNAITQVTPSCFEPVLDYMVVKIPRFAFEKFPKADATLGVQMKAVGEVMAIGRTFQQAWLKGFRALENGRAGWLPSPDPDADRLEDGAVDTVRAAIRTATPERPFQLYRAFQAGLSVDEINRITGIDPWFLSQLEELVREGRAFAAAGEVTPGDVERLKRIGFGDAEMGQLRGIPEAEVRDVRQAARLRPVYKTVDTCAGEFPAATPYLYSTYEDENESERSDRRKIIILGSGPNRIGQGIEFDYCCVSASLALRDEGFETIMINSNPETVSTDFDISNKLYFEPLTVEDVLAIVEQEEPEGVIVQFGGQTPLTIARKLEQLGVPILGTSVESIDRTEDRRRFDELCRELGVPMPPGGTATSIEEALEIAEEIGYPVLVRPSYVLGGRAMEIVYDPVSLREYFARAVQASPEHPVLLDRFLEDAWEADVDAVCDGETVLIGGIMEHIEEAGIHSGDSACVLPPYLLRDVDMEAMRRFTRDFARALDVRGLINVQFAVHEKTVYVLEVNPRASRTVPFVSKATGVPLARVAARVLAGVKLADLGLGDELVPHQVSVKEAVLPFDKIPDADTVLGPEMRSTGEVMGYADSFGLAFAKSQISVYQGLPTEGAVAITVHDQDKPNMVPVARRFHELGFTVLATEGTARYLRGRGVPCERILKVHEGRPNLLDRIVSGEVQLLLNTPLGKHAQYDDYMIRRAAVSRRVPYTTTLSAASAAADAIIALRHRRHTVHSLQARDVVEAEEDRLSRTAGSV